A single genomic interval of Rhododendron vialii isolate Sample 1 chromosome 3a, ASM3025357v1 harbors:
- the LOC131320967 gene encoding histone-lysine N-methyltransferase, H3 lysine-9 specific SUVH1-like encodes MEQQGGLGSESVDKSRVLNIRPLRCLVPIFPSPPGMSSISSPQASPFVCVPPTGPFPPGVSPFFPFLIPNESQQNPQAGGFNSTIQSPVPITSYRTPTSNGNAGSSRRGSKNRKAGIHSQPNDDGYGDSQNQGDQYLSGFSMHVASAEDTGKGGRKRGNSQRKTRSGREINATTSDIDLDALANDFLQSFDLTGFDTIRRSDGDRELVRYVLMMYTLLRRRFTQAEDSKESTPGVTRRPDLRAGALLMSKGIRTNMTKRVGAVPGIEVGDIFFFRMEICLVGLHAQSMAGIDYMSLKIGLDEEPVAVSIVSSGSYEDNDEDGDVLVYSGQGGVLRKDNVMMDQKLERGNLALEKSLHRGNDVRVIRGVRDESNATGKIYVYDGLYNIQESWVEKGKSGCNVFKYKLVRAAGQPEAFTLWKSVRNWKEGISSRVGVILPDLTSGAESLPVSLVNDVDHEKGPAYFTYFPTLKYPKPVSSQQPSLSCLCRGGCQPGDLNCSCIQKNGGALAYTSLGVLLCFKSLVHECGPSCLCPPNCRNRISQAGLKIRLEVFRTKDRGWGLRSWDPIRAGCFICEYAGEVIAKSMEGEIGIDNDDSYIFDSTRICEPREVMPGNSAGSPKLPFPLVISAKNGGNVARFMNHSCTPNVYWQPVVREGSYLHIAFFAINHIPPMKELTYDYGTIQPGKAELRRKKCLCGSLRCRGHFY; translated from the coding sequence ATGGAACAACAGGGTGGTTTGGGTTCAGAGTCTGTTGACAAGTCTAGGGTTTTGAACATAAGGCCCTTGCGATGTCTCGTTCCGATATTCCCATCGCCACCTGGCATGTCCTCGATTTCGTCACCCCAAGCTTCCCCCTTTGTGTGTGTCCCTCCAACCGGTCCTTTCCCACCCGGTGTTTCTCCATTCTTTCCTTTTCTCATTCCGAATGAATCTCAACAGAACCCTCAAGCAGGAGGGTTTAACAGCACGATTCAATCACCCGTGCCCATAACTTCATATAGAACACCAACTTCAAATGGAAATGCAGGTTCGTCTAGAAGGGGTTCGAAAAACCGTAAAGCTGGTATTCATTCGCAACCTAATGATGATGGTTATGGTGACTCCCAGAATCAGGGTGACCAATATCTGAGCGGATTCAGTATGCATGTTGCTTCTGCAGAAGATACCGGTAAAGGGGGCAGGAAAAGGGGGAATTCACAGAGAAAGACAAGGAGTGGCCGAGAGATCAACGCGACCACTTCTGATATTGACCTCGATGCATTAGCCAATGATTTCCTACAGTCGTTTGATCTTACGGGGTTCGATACAATTAGGCGATCTGATGGCGATAGGGAGTTAGTAAGATATGTACTCATGATGTATACTTTGCTCCGGAGAAGGTTTACTCAAGCTGAAGACTCCAAGGAATCTACTCCTGGGGTTACAAGACGCCCAGACTTAAGGGCGGGTGCACTTTTGATGAGTAAAGGGATTCGAACGAACATGACAAAGAGGGTTGGAGCAGTCCCAGGGATAGAAGTTGgagatattttctttttcaggaTGGAAATTTGTCTGGTGGGTTTGCATGCACAGTCCATGGCCGGGATTGATTACATGAGTCTCAAAATTGGTCTAGATGAGGAGCCTGTCGCTGTTAGCATAGTTTCATCTGGGTCATATGAGGATAACGATGAGGATGGGGATGTCTTAGTTTATAGTGGCCAAGGTGGGGTTCTCAGGAAAGATAATGTCATGATGGATCAGAAACTCGAAAGAGGTAATCTTGCTTTGGAGAAGAGTTTGCATCGGGGTAACGATGTTAGAGTTATTCGGGGTGTGAGGGATGAATCAAATGCAACTGGGAAGATATATGTGTATGATGGACTTTATAATATCCAGGAGTCATGGGTGGAGAAAGGGAAGTCAGGTTGCAATGTTTTTAAGTATAAATTGGTTAGAGCTGCCGGACAGCCAGAAGCTTTTACCTTATGGAAATCAGTTCGTAATTGGAAGGAAGGTATTTCTTCGAGGGTGGGGGTTATCCTACCTGATCTTACTTCAGGGGCTGAGAGTTTACCAGTTTCTCTTGTAAACGATGTAGATCATGAAAAGGGCCCTGCTTATTTCACATATTTTCCCACTCTCAAGTACCCTAAACCGGTCAGTTCACAGCAACCTTCTCTTAGCTGCCTTTGCCGTGGTGGATGTCAACCTGGTGACCTCAACTGTTCTTGCATTCAGAAAAATGGAGGGGCTCTCGCATATACTTCACTGGGGGTTCTTCTGTGTTTTAAATCCTTAGTACATGAGTGTGGTCCTTCCTGCTTATGCCCTCCCAACTGCAGGAACCGTATATCGCAGGCAGGTTTGAAAATCCGCCTTGAGGTGTTTAGGACAAAGGATAGAGGTTGGGGATTAAGGTCTTGGGATCCTATCCGTGCTGGTTGTTTTATCTGTGAGTATGCAGGAGAAGTCATCGCCAAATCCATGGAAGGGGAAATTGGGATCGACAATGACGATAGCTATATCTTTGATTCAACTCGCATTTGTGAACCGCGAGAGGTTATGCCTGGAAATTCTGCCGGCTCTCCTAAACTCCCGTTTCCCCTTGTTATTagtgcaaaaaatggtggcaaTGTAGCTCGATTTATGAACCATAGTTGTACTCCAAATGTCTATTGGCAGCCTGTTGTGCGAGAGGGATCTTATCTACATATTGCATTTTTCGCAATCAACCATATTCCTCCTATGAAAGAGCTGACGTATGACTATGGGACAATTCAGCCTGGAAAAGCAGAGCTGAGGAGGAAGAAATGCCTGTGTGGATCGTTGAGGTGCAGAGGTCACTTTTATTAA